One Pseudomonas sp. MH9.2 DNA segment encodes these proteins:
- a CDS encoding DNA polymerase Y family protein, with product MLWACVVLPQLALDGVMRRRPDPDEPLALLTGTAHRRVVQTVNPAARALGLRPGQSLTAAQALVRQFATVEYDPAEVERWHRLLAAWAYRFSSQVSLKYPRVLMMEVGSSLSLFGPWPVFEARLREELTALGFSHRIVVAPNPAAARVLANVHDGLAVTCRETLREALQQMPIDRVGLSREVATAFSRMGLHTLHSVLALPRNTLARRFPAQVLQHLDSLLGERALALDCYLPPDYFDLRIELNFDVESHQALLFPLKRLISDLAAFLAGRDSGVQRFTIHLEHMEGKDTLLPVGLLSAERDAAMLFELARGRLEQIQVPSPVRAVRLLARDLPRFVPTHRELFEERPHQALPWEQLRERLRARLGDEAVNGVYAHADHRPECAWQTGNGQTSGSPLSLSPRPGWLLREPVPMHESGMRILAGPERIESGWWDGGDVRRDYYLIETHSGQRAWAYQTVGEGDSLLLQGWFA from the coding sequence ATGCTCTGGGCCTGTGTAGTGCTGCCGCAATTGGCGCTTGATGGCGTCATGCGTCGTCGTCCTGATCCCGATGAACCCTTGGCGTTGCTGACGGGCACCGCACACCGCCGTGTAGTGCAGACGGTCAACCCGGCTGCACGCGCCCTCGGTCTGCGTCCCGGTCAATCGCTCACGGCAGCACAAGCCCTGGTACGCCAGTTTGCAACGGTCGAATACGATCCGGCCGAGGTCGAACGCTGGCATCGTTTATTGGCGGCCTGGGCTTATCGATTCAGCTCCCAGGTCAGCTTGAAATACCCCCGGGTACTGATGATGGAAGTCGGATCCAGCCTCAGCCTGTTCGGGCCTTGGCCCGTATTTGAAGCCCGCCTGCGCGAAGAATTGACCGCCTTGGGATTTAGTCATCGGATCGTGGTCGCGCCTAATCCTGCGGCGGCGCGAGTGTTGGCGAACGTGCACGACGGTCTCGCGGTGACGTGCCGCGAAACTTTACGCGAGGCACTGCAACAGATGCCCATTGATCGTGTGGGGCTGAGCCGCGAGGTGGCCACTGCTTTTTCGCGCATGGGCCTGCATACCCTGCACTCCGTGTTGGCGTTGCCGCGCAACACCTTGGCCCGGCGGTTCCCTGCACAAGTGTTGCAGCATCTGGACTCTCTGCTCGGCGAGCGTGCCTTGGCGCTGGATTGTTATCTGCCGCCTGATTATTTCGATCTGCGCATTGAGCTGAATTTCGACGTCGAATCTCATCAGGCATTGCTGTTCCCACTCAAGCGCTTGATCTCGGACCTGGCAGCATTTCTGGCCGGGCGCGACAGTGGTGTCCAGCGCTTTACTATTCATCTGGAACACATGGAAGGCAAGGACACGCTGCTGCCGGTCGGACTGCTCAGCGCCGAGCGCGATGCTGCCATGTTGTTTGAGTTGGCGCGTGGACGGCTGGAGCAGATTCAGGTTCCTTCTCCAGTGCGAGCGGTGCGCTTGTTAGCCCGCGATCTGCCCCGGTTCGTCCCGACCCACCGCGAATTGTTCGAGGAGCGTCCGCACCAGGCGCTGCCTTGGGAGCAACTGCGTGAACGCCTGCGTGCCCGTCTTGGCGATGAGGCGGTCAATGGCGTATACGCCCATGCGGACCACCGTCCCGAATGCGCCTGGCAAACGGGCAATGGACAAACGTCTGGTAGCCCGTTGTCTCTGTCTCCGCGCCCCGGCTGGTTGTTGCGCGAGCCTGTCCCTATGCACGAATCAGGCATGCGCATCCTCGCCGGGCCTGAACGCATTGAATCAGGCTGGTGGGACGGCGGCGACGTGCGACGTGACTATTACTTGATCGAAACCCACTCAGGTCAGCGGGCCTGGGCTTATCAAACGGTTGGAGAGGGCGACAGTCTACTGCTACAGGGGTGGTTTGC
- the imuA gene encoding translesion DNA synthesis-associated protein ImuA, producing MGAVVSLDALLDERRVWKGRPAAQPVSAHPTGHAALDAALPTGGWPAAALSEILVAADGSGELQLLWPALVRLADSGERIVLVAPPYVPYPQAWQAAGIDLSWLVTVDASARDALWATEQCLRSGNCGAVLCWPKHVDDRALRRLQVAAETGQTLAFACRPALAAINPSPAALRIAIDVRPRQLRVLKCRGGLVPPAPIPFPFGS from the coding sequence ATGGGCGCGGTCGTCAGCCTGGACGCGCTGCTTGATGAGCGCCGGGTCTGGAAAGGCCGACCAGCGGCGCAGCCCGTCAGTGCGCACCCTACCGGGCACGCGGCGCTGGATGCAGCATTGCCTACGGGCGGTTGGCCAGCGGCGGCATTGAGTGAAATTCTGGTGGCTGCCGACGGCAGTGGCGAGTTGCAGTTGCTCTGGCCGGCCTTGGTCCGACTGGCTGACAGCGGCGAACGCATCGTGTTGGTCGCGCCGCCTTATGTTCCCTACCCGCAAGCCTGGCAGGCCGCAGGCATCGATCTGAGTTGGCTGGTGACGGTCGATGCGAGCGCTCGGGATGCCTTGTGGGCGACCGAGCAATGTTTGCGCTCTGGCAATTGTGGCGCGGTATTGTGCTGGCCGAAGCACGTGGATGACCGGGCGTTGCGTCGCCTGCAAGTCGCTGCCGAAACCGGCCAGACCCTGGCTTTCGCCTGCCGCCCCGCGCTAGCGGCGATCAATCCTTCGCCAGCTGCGCTGCGTATCGCCATTGATGTGCGTCCCCGGCAATTACGCGTGCTCAAATGCCGGGGTGGTCTGGTACCGCCGGCACCGATCCCGTTTCCCTTCGGGTCTTGA
- the lexA gene encoding transcriptional repressor LexA: MYSMSLLSPRRAAILTFIRDRIAQQGQPPSLAEIAEAFGFASRSVARKHILALTEAGLIEVTPNQARGIRLMDAVRKPELLEIPVLGRVAAGAPIGPDVGTHDTLLLDRATFSRVPDYLLRVQGDSMIEDGILDGDLVGVHRSAEAQDGQIVVARLDGEVTIKRLETRPGEFRLLPRNPAYAPIIVHPDQDFAIEGVFCGLVRRG, translated from the coding sequence ATGTACTCCATGAGCCTATTAAGCCCCCGACGTGCTGCCATCCTGACCTTCATCCGCGACCGTATCGCGCAGCAAGGCCAACCGCCGAGCCTGGCTGAAATCGCCGAGGCCTTTGGTTTTGCTTCGCGCAGTGTGGCGCGCAAACACATTTTGGCCTTGACCGAGGCCGGGCTGATTGAGGTCACGCCTAATCAGGCTCGCGGTATTCGTCTGATGGACGCCGTACGAAAACCCGAACTGCTAGAAATTCCCGTGCTGGGGCGTGTCGCCGCCGGTGCGCCGATTGGTCCTGATGTCGGTACGCATGACACTTTGCTGCTGGATCGCGCAACGTTCTCCCGGGTGCCGGATTACTTGCTGCGTGTGCAGGGCGATTCAATGATCGAAGACGGTATTCTCGACGGCGATCTGGTCGGCGTGCACCGCAGTGCCGAGGCCCAGGACGGGCAAATCGTCGTCGCGCGTCTCGACGGCGAGGTCACCATCAAGCGCCTGGAAACCCGGCCGGGCGAATTCCGTCTGCTGCCGCGAAATCCGGCTTATGCGCCGATCATCGTTCATCCTGATCAGGACTTTGCCATCGAAGGTGTCTTCTGTGGTTTGGTCAGGCGCGGATGA
- a CDS encoding LacI family DNA-binding transcriptional regulator, with protein sequence MRSRVTMNDVATLAGVSKASVSRFIGEDRQLLSDAIALRIEHAIDTLGYRPNQMARGLKRGRTRLIGMLVADIRNPYSVAVMHGVETACRLHGYSLVVCNTDRNDEQERVHLAALRSYNIEGLIVNTLGHHLDELRQLHQELPMVLVDRKVEQLHSDLVGLNNADAVLQAINHLDERGYRDIVLVSEQQDGTSSRLERVTAFNSLIAERTHLRGQVLETSDQLGLQLQAFLAAPGPGPKALFTGNGVATLTCTRLLRELGCPLFDDIGLIALDELDWYPLVGSGITSLAQPTHEIGVTAFECLLNRLRGEQEPVRSFDFTAQLIVRGSTRPRP encoded by the coding sequence ATGCGGTCCCGCGTAACGATGAATGACGTGGCCACACTGGCTGGCGTGTCCAAAGCCAGCGTGTCGCGCTTTATTGGCGAGGATCGACAACTGCTTTCCGACGCCATCGCACTGCGTATCGAACACGCCATCGACACCCTCGGTTATCGCCCCAATCAAATGGCGCGCGGGCTCAAGCGTGGTCGCACCCGACTGATCGGCATGCTGGTCGCCGATATTCGCAATCCCTATTCCGTGGCCGTCATGCATGGCGTCGAAACCGCTTGCCGCCTACACGGTTATAGCCTGGTGGTGTGCAATACCGATCGCAACGACGAGCAAGAACGTGTGCATCTGGCTGCGTTGCGCTCCTACAACATCGAAGGCCTGATCGTGAATACGCTAGGTCATCACCTTGATGAGCTGCGCCAATTGCATCAGGAACTGCCCATGGTGCTGGTCGATCGCAAGGTCGAGCAACTGCACAGCGATCTGGTCGGGCTGAACAATGCCGACGCGGTGCTGCAAGCCATCAATCACCTCGATGAGCGCGGTTATCGCGACATTGTGTTGGTCAGTGAGCAACAGGACGGCACCAGCTCTCGTCTCGAACGTGTGACCGCGTTCAATAGCCTGATCGCCGAGCGTACGCATCTGCGAGGACAGGTTCTGGAAACCAGCGATCAACTGGGTCTACAGTTACAGGCCTTCCTCGCCGCGCCCGGCCCGGGGCCCAAAGCGCTGTTCACCGGTAACGGTGTCGCGACCTTGACCTGCACGCGCCTGCTCCGAGAGTTGGGTTGCCCGCTGTTCGATGACATCGGCCTGATCGCCCTCGATGAGCTGGACTGGTACCCCTTGGTGGGCAGCGGTATTACCTCACTCGCCCAGCCAACCCATGAAATCGGCGTCACCGCGTTCGAGTGTTTGCTCAACCGCTTGCGTGGCGAGCAGGAGCCGGTACGGTCGTTCGATTTCACCGCGCAGCTGATCGTGCGTGGCTCGACCCGGCCCAGGCCCTGA
- a CDS encoding AP endonuclease, producing MNLYPVSISLSSYGADVVRERGQASFIPLLARAGASRIELREELFTVENHEALSLAIEAQGLECLYSSPLELWNEGQTQPNANLEATLLRATACGATWLKVSLGHFNQNCDMNALASCLTRHAVRVLVENDQTVQGGRIEPLSRFFARVQALDLPVGMTFDIGNWQWQDQSAISAAKQLGRYVEYVHCKAVARNALGKLIATPPEPSDLHQWEQLLRQIVPGVPRAIEYPLQAEDLLALSQQHISTLARLGQPQEAFSHA from the coding sequence ATGAACCTTTACCCTGTCTCCATCAGCCTTTCCAGCTACGGTGCCGACGTGGTCCGTGAACGTGGTCAGGCCAGTTTTATTCCGTTGCTGGCCCGTGCTGGCGCCTCGCGCATTGAATTGCGTGAAGAATTGTTTACCGTAGAAAACCACGAGGCATTGTCGCTGGCCATCGAAGCACAGGGGCTTGAGTGCCTGTACTCGTCACCACTGGAGCTGTGGAATGAAGGCCAGACTCAACCGAACGCCAACCTTGAGGCTACGCTGCTGCGGGCCACGGCCTGCGGTGCGACGTGGCTTAAAGTGTCCCTTGGGCATTTCAACCAAAACTGTGACATGAACGCCTTGGCCAGTTGCCTGACGCGGCATGCGGTGCGCGTGTTGGTCGAGAACGACCAGACCGTTCAGGGTGGCCGGATTGAGCCGCTGAGTCGCTTCTTCGCCCGCGTCCAGGCGTTGGATCTTCCGGTGGGCATGACCTTCGATATCGGCAATTGGCAATGGCAGGACCAATCGGCGATCAGCGCAGCCAAGCAACTGGGTCGTTATGTCGAATACGTGCATTGCAAGGCAGTTGCGCGCAATGCCCTGGGCAAGCTGATCGCAACACCTCCCGAACCGAGTGACCTTCATCAGTGGGAACAGCTATTGCGCCAGATCGTGCCTGGGGTGCCGCGCGCCATTGAATACCCACTGCAAGCCGAGGATCTACTCGCGCTCAGCCAACAACACATCAGCACCCTCGCCCGCCTCGGCCAACCACAGGAGGCATTCAGCCATGCGTGA
- a CDS encoding sugar kinase — protein sequence MREIDILSFGETMAMFVAEQSGELAQVSHFEKRIAGADSNVAIGLARLGFNVAWLSRVGDDSLGRFVIDSLQREGVDCRHVAVDPAYPTGFQLKSRELDGRDPCVEYFRRGSAASHLSVADVSPILLSARHLHATGIPAALSLSARELSWHLMTAMREAGRSVSFDPNLRPSLWPNQAQMISEINRLAVLAHWVMPGLTEGALLTGYEDPEDMAAFYLDQGVEAVVIKLGAKGAYYRTQMDQGFVAGVPVINVVDTVGAGDGFAVGVISALLENQGFTQAVARGNWIGSRAVQNRGDMEGLPLRAQLLAAEPADEPRRRPA from the coding sequence ATGCGTGAGATCGACATCCTCTCGTTCGGTGAAACCATGGCCATGTTTGTCGCCGAGCAATCTGGCGAACTGGCACAGGTCAGTCACTTCGAAAAACGCATTGCCGGCGCCGACAGTAACGTCGCTATTGGCTTGGCCCGGCTGGGCTTCAACGTCGCGTGGCTGAGTCGGGTCGGCGATGACTCGCTCGGGCGTTTCGTGATCGACAGCCTGCAACGCGAAGGCGTGGACTGCCGTCATGTAGCCGTCGATCCTGCGTATCCCACCGGTTTTCAGCTCAAGTCCCGCGAGCTCGACGGCCGTGACCCCTGTGTCGAGTATTTCCGCCGTGGTTCGGCGGCCAGTCACCTGTCGGTTGCTGACGTCAGCCCGATACTGCTGAGCGCTCGTCATCTGCACGCCACAGGTATTCCGGCGGCGTTGTCGCTCAGTGCCCGAGAGCTGTCCTGGCATCTGATGACGGCCATGCGCGAGGCTGGGCGCAGCGTATCGTTCGATCCCAACTTGCGCCCGTCGCTATGGCCAAACCAGGCGCAGATGATCAGCGAAATCAACCGACTTGCCGTTCTTGCGCACTGGGTCATGCCGGGGCTGACGGAAGGCGCACTGCTCACCGGCTACGAGGACCCGGAAGACATGGCGGCGTTCTATCTGGATCAAGGTGTTGAAGCGGTGGTGATCAAGCTCGGTGCCAAGGGCGCTTATTACCGCACACAGATGGATCAAGGATTTGTCGCGGGCGTGCCGGTAATCAACGTAGTCGACACCGTCGGCGCCGGAGATGGTTTTGCCGTCGGCGTGATCAGCGCCCTCCTGGAAAATCAGGGCTTTACCCAAGCAGTGGCGCGCGGCAACTGGATCGGCAGCCGCGCCGTACAAAACCGGGGGGACATGGAGGGCTTGCCATTGCGGGCGCAGCTGCTTGCAGCCGAGCCTGCCGATGAGCCACGACGACGACCCGCCTGA